One Gordonia mangrovi genomic region harbors:
- a CDS encoding TetR/AcrR family transcriptional regulator: MSVTALPGITRVTVGELAAAADVTTGALYHHFRNKMGLYLFVRADVEQRLLDRMAGAAAASGRISDVLLVGFDYAIREQFTYLLGQTPPDGRSDPVTDFVAELLDSLAIDAEAGIVVAAWRAALLADADGAERIRIRTTLRRIVGGLDHDPASPGGVGH; this comes from the coding sequence ATGAGCGTCACCGCACTCCCCGGAATCACCAGGGTGACCGTGGGTGAACTCGCTGCCGCGGCGGACGTCACCACCGGCGCCCTCTATCACCATTTCCGGAACAAGATGGGGCTCTACCTGTTCGTCCGCGCCGACGTGGAGCAGCGCCTCCTGGACCGCATGGCCGGTGCCGCGGCGGCATCGGGACGAATCAGCGACGTACTCCTGGTCGGCTTCGACTATGCGATCCGTGAGCAGTTCACCTACCTCCTCGGCCAGACGCCACCCGATGGGCGAAGCGACCCGGTGACCGACTTCGTCGCCGAGCTGCTGGACTCGTTGGCGATCGATGCGGAAGCGGGCATCGTGGTGGCCGCCTGGCGCGCCGCCCTGCTGGCCGACGCCGATGGGGCGGAGCGGATTCGCATACGGACCACGCTTCGACGCATTGTCGGTGGACTCGACCACGACCCGGCCTCGCCGGGGGGAGTCGGTCACTGA
- a CDS encoding VOC family protein: protein MVDATDPDAPPGPVFSVASLADFHAALPSGLTVVDEPAEIPGGFMAAYRDPGGTTIYVLDQTTDA, encoded by the coding sequence ATGGTCGATGCCACTGATCCCGACGCGCCACCCGGTCCGGTCTTCTCGGTCGCGAGCCTCGCCGACTTCCATGCCGCGCTGCCGTCGGGGCTGACCGTGGTGGACGAACCCGCCGAGATTCCGGGCGGATTCATGGCGGCGTACCGAGATCCCGGTGGCACGACGATCTACGTACTGGATCAGACGACCGACGCCTGA
- a CDS encoding serine hydrolase: protein MSRGLRAARSPVNPHRMYNSLSARGMEDVFVDPRLLDAAVPALNGHFDAVSLAAMYAMLAGRGRLGEVRLLSEDTVRTAAEVQNNKPDRVIVMRMQWRLGYHRLPLVDSQLPQAYGHFGFGGSGAWADPQHDLALAMVCNRGAGTPIGDLRILRLSQAAARAAGAR, encoded by the coding sequence ATGTCGCGGGGACTGCGCGCCGCACGATCACCGGTCAATCCGCATCGGATGTACAACAGCCTGTCGGCACGCGGTATGGAGGACGTCTTCGTCGACCCACGCCTCCTCGATGCCGCCGTCCCGGCACTGAACGGCCACTTCGACGCCGTGTCCCTGGCCGCGATGTACGCGATGCTGGCCGGTCGCGGTCGTCTCGGCGAGGTGCGCCTGCTGTCGGAGGACACCGTCCGCACCGCCGCCGAGGTGCAGAACAACAAACCCGACCGCGTCATCGTGATGCGGATGCAGTGGCGACTCGGCTATCACCGACTGCCGCTCGTCGACAGCCAGCTCCCCCAGGCCTACGGCCACTTCGGGTTCGGCGGTTCGGGCGCCTGGGCCGATCCGCAGCACGACCTGGCCTTGGCGATGGTGTGCAACCGCGGCGCCGGAACACCGATCGGTGACCTGCGCATTCTCCGCCTCAGCCAGGCCGCGGCCCGGGCCGCCGGCGCGCGATGA
- a CDS encoding 2TM domain-containing protein, translating to MNPQDDASPVVLARRRARYLTGLLWHIGVFVIINAAFWALDLALGAPGAQWAGWITAIWGFALAFHVLAYLIDGRQLEDRKTRKYLDRDRSPSSGR from the coding sequence ATGAACCCGCAGGATGACGCATCCCCCGTGGTCCTGGCTCGTCGACGCGCGCGCTATCTGACCGGCCTGCTCTGGCACATCGGCGTCTTCGTCATCATCAACGCCGCCTTCTGGGCCCTCGATCTCGCACTCGGTGCACCCGGTGCGCAGTGGGCCGGCTGGATCACCGCCATCTGGGGGTTCGCGCTCGCCTTCCATGTGCTCGCGTACCTGATCGACGGGCGGCAACTCGAGGACCGAAAGACCAGGAAGTACCTCGACCGCGACAGGTCCCCGTCGAGTGGGCGATAG
- a CDS encoding ABC-F family ATP-binding cassette domain-containing protein: MTATLVAKDVAGGYADRVLFDHLDLTVAPGDVVGVVGANGSGKSTLLRILAGELAPLEGSVTRSPADAFVGWLPQEHERVPGETVGQYVARRTGCAAATAAMDAAAAVLADPQPPAGGDDPAAVYAAALDHWMATGAADLEDRLPGVLADLGLDVGVVEPESASMTGLSGGQAARVGLAALLCSRFDIVLLDEPTNDLDLDGLMRLENLVRGMRGGVVLVSHDREFLARSVTRVVELDLAQHTNTVFGGGYESYLEERAVARRHRREEYEEFAAKKADLVARARTQREWSSQGVRNAIRKAPDNDKIRRRAAMESSEKQAQKVRQMESRIARLDEVVEPRKEWVLEFTIGSAPRSSSVVATLNNAVVRHGDFTLGPLSLQVNAGDRIGITGPNGVGKSTLLGLLLGRIMPDDGTAQLGANVAIGEIDQARGQFTGTRPLADRFGDLVPDFAPAEIRTLLAKFGLRAAHVERAVGDLSPGERTRAALALLQARGTNVLVLDEPTNHLDLPAIEQLESALQSYDGALLLVTHDRRMLATVRTNRSWHVDGGHVTEL; the protein is encoded by the coding sequence ATGACCGCCACACTTGTCGCCAAGGACGTCGCCGGTGGCTATGCGGACCGCGTCCTGTTCGACCATCTCGACCTGACGGTCGCGCCCGGCGATGTGGTCGGTGTCGTCGGAGCCAACGGTTCGGGAAAGTCGACGCTGCTTCGGATCCTGGCGGGTGAACTCGCCCCGCTGGAGGGGTCGGTCACCCGATCCCCGGCCGATGCCTTCGTCGGCTGGTTGCCGCAGGAACACGAACGGGTCCCCGGAGAGACCGTCGGCCAGTACGTGGCCCGGCGGACCGGCTGCGCGGCGGCGACCGCGGCGATGGACGCGGCCGCCGCGGTCCTCGCCGATCCGCAACCGCCGGCTGGAGGTGACGACCCCGCCGCCGTGTACGCCGCGGCGCTCGATCATTGGATGGCGACCGGGGCCGCGGACCTCGAGGACCGGCTGCCGGGCGTGCTGGCCGACCTCGGGCTCGACGTCGGGGTTGTGGAACCCGAATCGGCGTCGATGACCGGTCTGTCCGGGGGCCAGGCCGCTCGCGTCGGTCTGGCCGCGCTGCTGTGTTCGAGATTCGACATCGTGTTGCTCGACGAACCGACCAACGATCTCGACCTCGACGGACTGATGCGCCTGGAGAACCTGGTTCGCGGGATGCGCGGTGGTGTCGTGCTGGTCAGCCACGATCGAGAGTTTCTGGCGCGCAGCGTCACCCGCGTCGTCGAGTTGGATCTGGCACAGCACACCAACACCGTGTTCGGCGGCGGATACGAGAGCTACCTCGAAGAGCGTGCGGTCGCGCGCCGGCACCGGCGCGAAGAGTACGAAGAATTCGCCGCGAAGAAGGCGGATCTGGTGGCGCGGGCGCGGACCCAACGCGAGTGGTCGAGTCAGGGTGTGCGCAACGCGATCCGCAAGGCCCCGGACAACGACAAGATCCGACGCCGCGCCGCAATGGAATCGAGCGAGAAGCAGGCGCAGAAGGTCCGCCAGATGGAGAGCCGGATCGCCCGCCTCGACGAGGTCGTCGAACCCCGCAAGGAATGGGTCCTCGAGTTCACGATCGGGTCCGCGCCCCGATCGAGTTCGGTTGTCGCGACGCTCAACAATGCTGTCGTGCGGCACGGTGATTTCACTCTTGGTCCGCTGTCACTGCAGGTGAACGCCGGCGACCGGATCGGCATCACCGGCCCCAACGGGGTCGGCAAGTCGACGTTGCTCGGGCTGCTCCTCGGGCGGATCATGCCCGACGACGGGACCGCACAACTCGGTGCCAACGTCGCGATCGGCGAAATCGATCAGGCACGTGGGCAATTCACCGGAACACGGCCCTTGGCCGATCGATTCGGCGACCTGGTTCCGGACTTCGCCCCGGCTGAGATCAGGACTCTGCTTGCGAAGTTCGGGCTGCGAGCCGCTCATGTCGAGCGCGCGGTGGGGGATCTTTCGCCGGGGGAGCGGACGCGGGCGGCGCTGGCACTGTTGCAGGCACGCGGCACCAACGTCCTCGTGCTCGACGAGCCCACCAACCACCTTGACCTGCCCGCCATCGAGCAACTCGAATCGGCGCTGCAATCCTACGACGGGGCTCTGTTGCTGGTCACCCACGATCGCCGGATGCTGGCGACGGTGCGGACGAATCGGTCATGGCACGTCGACGGTGGTCACGTCACCGAGTTGTGA
- a CDS encoding multicopper oxidase family protein, producing MGQSVNRRQFLWGTATAAAAGAIAGRLGTPSAGADPAIPVPTIFHSPDMAPYVDELPVPGTSTSSPTTPIEIVARTTSTRFHRDQPKVPTMAYNNEPYLGPTIEAYVGEQTTVHYRSELGEHIFAADLDTSLHGVSERYRGQPVTSMHLHGGATPPEFDGNPERLMLPHHGTALFEFPNRQEAGHLWYHDHAMGITRANVYAGLAGMYFLRDDHDTGVPDNPLGLPAGAYEVPLILQEKIFGEDGRQSLRSTPLVPQGLWEGGAVGDRGLVNGKVWPKMTVDRGLYRFRLINAASTSVWHLFFSNRMPFWVIGNEGGLLNAPVRTRSFMAAPAERFDLLVDFSSLAPGETVDLCNDLAPPFQAAVIGEGAVPRFCRFIAGTDRGDRRPVPTTLRGGRTRPARIPPIATPQRIRRVSVSQPYELRLPPAIMSLNNLRYADPQIEKPRAGTTERWDIINITPDSHPIHLHLVMFRILGRRPLRTVDYQVANPQPPIGTRWAPDPSDFYAGPMRGPAAWEAGWKDTVRAVGGHVTSIVVRFPTADELGFDPDAVFSSDPTQSWTRPSGAHEVAPPSSSGHAHHARATPVHGLATKDLQGYVWHCHILDHEDHDMMLRYRVVP from the coding sequence GTGGGCCAGAGCGTGAATCGTCGGCAATTCCTATGGGGGACAGCCACAGCTGCCGCCGCAGGTGCAATAGCGGGGCGCCTCGGGACCCCGTCGGCCGGTGCAGATCCGGCGATTCCGGTGCCCACCATCTTCCACTCGCCGGACATGGCCCCGTACGTCGACGAACTGCCGGTGCCGGGCACCAGCACCTCGTCGCCGACGACGCCGATCGAGATCGTCGCGCGCACCACGAGCACCAGATTCCACCGGGATCAGCCGAAGGTGCCGACGATGGCCTACAACAACGAGCCCTATCTGGGCCCCACCATCGAGGCGTATGTCGGTGAGCAGACCACCGTGCACTATCGCAGTGAACTCGGTGAACACATCTTTGCCGCGGATCTGGACACCTCACTGCACGGGGTATCCGAACGCTACCGGGGTCAACCGGTCACCTCCATGCACCTGCATGGCGGCGCGACCCCACCGGAGTTCGACGGCAACCCGGAACGGCTGATGCTGCCGCACCACGGCACCGCGTTGTTCGAATTCCCCAATCGCCAGGAAGCCGGCCACCTCTGGTATCACGACCACGCGATGGGGATCACGCGCGCCAACGTCTACGCAGGCCTGGCCGGGATGTATTTCCTGCGCGACGACCACGACACCGGGGTGCCGGACAACCCACTCGGGCTACCGGCCGGTGCGTACGAAGTCCCGTTGATCTTGCAGGAGAAGATCTTCGGCGAGGACGGCCGCCAGTCGCTGCGCTCGACCCCGCTGGTCCCGCAGGGTCTGTGGGAGGGGGGCGCGGTCGGTGACCGTGGTCTGGTCAACGGCAAGGTGTGGCCGAAGATGACGGTCGATCGCGGGCTGTACCGATTCCGGCTGATCAACGCGGCATCGACCTCGGTCTGGCATCTGTTCTTCTCCAACCGCATGCCGTTCTGGGTGATCGGCAACGAGGGTGGCCTGCTCAACGCGCCGGTCCGAACCCGCTCGTTCATGGCGGCACCGGCCGAGCGCTTCGACCTGCTCGTCGACTTCAGCTCGTTGGCCCCGGGTGAGACCGTGGATCTGTGCAACGATCTCGCGCCGCCGTTCCAGGCGGCGGTGATCGGTGAGGGGGCCGTGCCCCGGTTCTGTCGGTTCATCGCAGGCACCGACCGCGGTGACCGACGCCCAGTGCCGACGACACTGCGGGGCGGTCGGACACGACCCGCTCGCATACCGCCGATCGCGACACCGCAGCGGATACGGCGGGTCAGCGTCTCGCAGCCATACGAACTACGTCTGCCGCCGGCCATCATGTCGCTGAACAATCTGCGCTACGCCGATCCCCAGATCGAGAAGCCGCGAGCGGGTACCACCGAGCGTTGGGACATCATCAACATCACACCCGACTCGCATCCGATTCACCTGCACCTCGTGATGTTTCGCATCCTCGGACGTCGGCCCTTGCGCACCGTCGACTATCAGGTGGCGAACCCGCAGCCGCCGATCGGTACCCGCTGGGCGCCTGACCCGAGTGACTTCTACGCCGGGCCGATGCGCGGCCCGGCCGCCTGGGAGGCCGGCTGGAAGGACACCGTGCGCGCGGTCGGCGGGCACGTCACCTCGATCGTCGTGCGGTTCCCGACCGCCGACGAACTCGGCTTCGATCCGGACGCGGTCTTCTCCTCCGATCCGACGCAGTCGTGGACTCGTCCGTCGGGCGCCCACGAGGTGGCCCCACCCTCATCATCGGGACACGCCCACCACGCCCGGGCCACACCGGTTCACGGGCTGGCCACCAAAGACCTGCAGGGGTACGTCTGGCACTGCCACATCCTCGATCACGAGGATCACGACATGATGCTGCGGTACCGAGTGGTGCCGTGA
- a CDS encoding TetR/AcrR family transcriptional regulator, giving the protein MTRSRPTRRLNATDWVDAALTLVTSEGVPGVTIARLCTSLGVTKGSFYWHFTDLDALWEAMAVRWQTMNRRRVADLDGLSEMPPDARLATLSTMLISDDHLAVERAIRSRARSNDKVAETVRNIDGEIFDAVDATLRELEMSPDQARLLAGLLVYAGIGYIHGHEGLPTISARDVQHALPGLLSYTVTQPSPAADPSGSADH; this is encoded by the coding sequence ATGACCAGATCGCGCCCCACCAGACGACTCAATGCCACCGACTGGGTCGACGCTGCGTTGACACTTGTCACCTCCGAGGGAGTGCCTGGAGTCACCATCGCCCGGCTGTGCACCTCGCTGGGGGTCACGAAGGGCAGCTTCTACTGGCATTTCACGGATCTCGACGCCCTGTGGGAGGCGATGGCGGTGCGCTGGCAGACGATGAACCGTCGCCGCGTCGCGGACCTGGACGGGCTTTCCGAGATGCCCCCCGACGCCCGGCTCGCCACGTTGTCGACCATGTTGATCAGCGATGACCATCTGGCGGTGGAGAGAGCCATCCGGAGCCGGGCGCGTAGCAACGACAAGGTCGCCGAGACGGTCCGCAACATCGACGGAGAGATCTTCGACGCCGTTGATGCCACACTGCGAGAGCTCGAGATGAGCCCGGACCAGGCGCGGCTCCTCGCCGGACTACTGGTCTACGCCGGAATCGGCTACATCCACGGGCACGAGGGACTTCCGACCATCTCCGCGCGGGACGTGCAGCACGCACTTCCCGGGTTGTTGTCGTACACCGTCACCCAACCGTCACCGGCGGCCGACCCATCCGGTTCAGCCGATCACTGA
- a CDS encoding amphi-Trp domain-containing protein, translating to MSDELFEHKTKTELSREEAAQRLRDLADAIARHNEVSYVENNKTVRVDIPPTVQLKVEIERGEESEIEIEISW from the coding sequence ATGAGCGACGAGTTGTTCGAGCACAAGACGAAGACCGAGTTGAGCCGAGAAGAAGCCGCGCAGCGACTTCGCGACCTCGCGGACGCGATCGCGCGCCACAACGAGGTGTCCTACGTGGAGAACAACAAGACCGTGCGCGTCGACATCCCGCCGACCGTGCAGCTCAAGGTCGAGATCGAGCGCGGCGAGGAATCCGAGATCGAGATCGAGATCTCCTGGTAG
- a CDS encoding DUF3500 domain-containing protein, protein MNISPSHRAATIVASLVLAGGLTLSGCASGTEDATSTTSASTTSAATVDDSSLTSPDSETSAGTITATADAAEQFLDTLTDEQREAVVYAYDDETKTTSWSNFPVTFVDRAGLNLTDLDSEQRRAAMAVLEALLSDDGYDTVTGIIGGDQFLLDNSSSSEDSLGQYYIAFFGDPSDSQAWQVQFGGHHLGINATLNGADASITFAPTHLGAQPAVYTDADGNEVQSLSGMYETAFAFYDSLTEEQRAQLYQGSNVSNLVCGAGDTCDYPSGTGIAGADLTDEQKELLLDVVANWVGMSDPETTAAALSEIEATLDQTYVNWSGATEYDMSQGNGIYFQISGPDVYIEFSNQQGSAGADVDGYTTSGWGHIHTIYRDPTNDYAGSVTQQEASGMGGGPGGANGPGGPGGPPGN, encoded by the coding sequence ATGAACATCTCACCCTCGCATCGTGCCGCGACGATCGTGGCATCATTGGTTCTCGCCGGTGGTCTCACGCTGTCCGGGTGCGCGTCGGGCACCGAGGACGCCACCTCCACGACATCGGCGAGCACGACATCGGCGGCGACTGTCGACGATTCCAGCCTGACGAGCCCGGATTCGGAGACCTCCGCCGGGACGATAACCGCTACAGCCGACGCTGCTGAGCAATTCCTGGACACTCTGACAGACGAGCAGCGCGAAGCGGTCGTGTACGCCTATGACGACGAGACCAAGACGACGTCGTGGTCCAATTTCCCGGTCACATTTGTCGACCGCGCCGGGCTGAATCTGACCGACCTCGACTCCGAACAGCGGCGTGCCGCGATGGCGGTACTCGAAGCGTTGCTCAGCGACGACGGGTACGACACCGTGACCGGCATCATCGGCGGTGACCAGTTCCTCCTCGACAACAGCAGCTCGTCCGAGGATTCATTGGGGCAGTACTACATCGCCTTCTTCGGCGACCCGTCCGATTCGCAGGCCTGGCAGGTCCAATTCGGCGGCCACCACCTCGGGATCAACGCCACGTTGAACGGCGCCGACGCGTCGATCACGTTCGCACCGACGCACCTCGGCGCGCAGCCCGCGGTCTACACGGATGCCGACGGCAACGAGGTGCAGTCGCTCTCGGGAATGTACGAAACGGCATTCGCCTTTTATGACAGCCTCACCGAGGAACAGCGGGCGCAGCTCTACCAGGGAAGCAACGTGTCGAACCTGGTGTGCGGTGCCGGCGACACCTGCGATTACCCCTCCGGCACGGGGATCGCCGGCGCGGATCTGACAGATGAGCAGAAGGAGTTGCTGTTGGACGTGGTCGCCAACTGGGTGGGGATGTCCGACCCGGAGACCACCGCGGCAGCATTGTCGGAGATCGAGGCCACGCTCGATCAGACGTACGTGAACTGGTCGGGCGCCACCGAGTACGACATGTCCCAAGGAAACGGCATCTACTTCCAGATCTCCGGCCCCGACGTCTACATCGAGTTCTCGAACCAGCAGGGATCGGCGGGCGCCGACGTCGACGGCTACACGACTTCCGGATGGGGCCACATCCACACCATCTATCGCGACCCGACCAACGACTACGCCGGCAGCGTGACGCAGCAGGAAGCGTCCGGAATGGGCGGCGGACCCGGCGGAGCAAACGGCCCCGGCGGACCCGGCGGGCCACCCGGAAACTGA
- a CDS encoding DsbA family protein, with protein MSDKRKPPPSTAKSKYQPSATSSRTTYILGGLAVVIILALIVGGVIWNRSQRDTGGVDEAVLSENAALIIGEPSAPQTIDVFEDFMCPVCQEFEEQSGPAITRAINDGSLRVRYHVLTFLDDRSASGDYSTRAAGAAQCVGAGEDKEVFEKFHSALFADQPEEGGESDLSNADMARLAGAQGASAHTQQCVADGAKLAEATAASEQSRTQLAKATGGQVATPTVLSGGEPVNGIMDGTDWLDQLLTEQG; from the coding sequence GTGAGCGACAAGCGCAAGCCCCCACCATCGACGGCCAAATCGAAGTATCAGCCGAGCGCGACGTCGAGCCGCACCACTTATATCCTCGGCGGGCTGGCGGTGGTGATCATCCTCGCCCTCATCGTCGGCGGTGTGATCTGGAACCGCAGCCAGCGTGACACCGGCGGTGTGGACGAAGCCGTGCTCAGCGAGAACGCGGCACTGATCATCGGGGAGCCTTCCGCGCCGCAGACGATCGACGTGTTCGAGGACTTCATGTGCCCGGTGTGCCAGGAGTTCGAGGAGCAGTCCGGTCCGGCGATCACCCGAGCGATCAATGACGGCTCGCTGCGCGTGCGCTACCACGTGCTCACCTTCCTCGACGACCGGTCGGCCTCCGGCGACTATTCGACCCGCGCCGCCGGTGCCGCCCAGTGTGTCGGGGCCGGGGAGGACAAGGAGGTCTTCGAGAAGTTCCACAGTGCCCTGTTCGCCGATCAGCCGGAGGAAGGCGGCGAGTCCGACCTCAGCAATGCGGACATGGCGCGGCTGGCCGGCGCGCAGGGCGCATCTGCGCACACCCAGCAGTGCGTCGCGGATGGAGCCAAGTTGGCCGAGGCGACGGCTGCATCCGAGCAGTCGCGGACCCAGCTCGCCAAGGCCACCGGTGGCCAGGTGGCGACCCCGACCGTGTTGTCCGGCGGCGAACCGGTGAACGGCATCATGGACGGGACCGATTGGCTGGACCAACTGCTGACCGAGCAGGGGTGA
- the pgm gene encoding phosphoglucomutase (alpha-D-glucose-1,6-bisphosphate-dependent) → MAHPRAGTTALPEDLIDVDTVERAYYDRVPDPDDPMQQVVFGTSGHRGSSLDGAFNEAHILATTQAIVEYRKSAGITGPLFIGFDTHALSIPAWRSALEVLTANEVTVYIAENEKFTPTPAVSFAILRFNQANPGVLADGIVVTPSHNPPRDGGFKYNPPSGGPADTNITSVVARRANELLADKLAGVNRIPFERARRSEFIHEYPYTATYVDHLHEVVDMAAIRDAGIHIGADPLGGASVGYWAEIGARYNLTNLTVVNPTVDPTFRFMTLDTDGKIRMDCSSPNAMASLISARDSYDIATGNDADSDRHGIVTPDGGLMNPNHYLAVAIDYLFTHRPGWRAEAAVGKTLVSSSLIDRVVAGIDRKLLEVPVGFKWFVDGLLDGSIAFGGEESAGASFLTFDGKPWSTDKDGIILALLASEMLATTGKTPSQRYRELADRYGESAYARIDAPASRAQKALLGKLSADQVKATELAGEPITAVLTEAPGNGAPIGGLKVTTENAWFAARPSGTEDVYKIYAESFKGADHLATVQAQAQELVDSVLV, encoded by the coding sequence ATGGCACATCCGAGAGCAGGAACCACGGCGCTCCCCGAGGATCTGATCGACGTCGATACAGTCGAACGGGCCTACTACGACCGGGTGCCCGATCCCGACGATCCCATGCAGCAGGTGGTGTTCGGCACCTCGGGTCATCGTGGATCGAGCCTCGACGGGGCGTTCAACGAAGCGCACATCCTGGCGACCACACAGGCGATCGTGGAGTACCGGAAGTCGGCGGGGATCACCGGGCCGTTGTTCATCGGTTTCGACACCCACGCACTCTCGATCCCGGCATGGCGCAGCGCACTCGAGGTGCTGACCGCCAACGAGGTCACCGTGTACATCGCCGAGAACGAGAAGTTCACCCCCACGCCGGCCGTGAGCTTCGCCATCCTGCGGTTCAACCAGGCCAATCCCGGGGTGCTCGCCGACGGCATCGTCGTGACCCCGTCGCACAATCCACCCCGCGACGGTGGTTTCAAGTACAACCCGCCGAGCGGTGGCCCGGCCGACACGAACATCACGTCGGTGGTGGCGCGTCGCGCCAACGAGTTGCTCGCCGACAAACTTGCCGGGGTCAACCGGATTCCGTTCGAACGAGCTCGCCGCAGTGAGTTCATTCATGAATATCCCTACACGGCAACCTATGTGGACCATCTACACGAGGTTGTCGACATGGCGGCCATCCGTGACGCCGGTATCCACATCGGTGCCGATCCGCTGGGCGGCGCGTCGGTCGGCTATTGGGCCGAGATCGGGGCCCGATACAACCTGACGAACCTGACCGTGGTGAACCCGACGGTCGATCCCACGTTCCGATTCATGACACTCGACACCGACGGCAAGATCCGGATGGACTGCTCGTCGCCGAATGCGATGGCGTCGCTGATCTCGGCACGCGACAGCTATGACATCGCCACCGGAAACGACGCCGACTCCGACCGGCACGGCATCGTGACGCCCGACGGCGGATTGATGAACCCCAATCACTATCTGGCGGTGGCGATCGACTACCTGTTCACGCACCGCCCCGGGTGGCGAGCCGAGGCTGCGGTGGGTAAGACCCTGGTCAGTTCGTCGTTGATCGACCGTGTCGTCGCCGGGATCGACCGCAAGCTTCTCGAGGTCCCGGTCGGCTTCAAGTGGTTCGTCGACGGACTGCTCGACGGCAGCATCGCCTTCGGGGGGGAAGAGAGCGCGGGCGCCTCGTTCCTCACCTTCGACGGCAAGCCGTGGTCGACGGACAAGGACGGCATCATCCTGGCGCTGTTGGCCTCGGAGATGCTCGCCACGACCGGCAAGACGCCATCGCAGCGCTATCGTGAACTGGCCGACCGCTACGGCGAGAGCGCCTATGCGCGCATCGATGCGCCCGCCTCCCGCGCACAAAAGGCTCTGCTCGGCAAGCTCTCGGCCGACCAGGTCAAGGCGACCGAACTGGCCGGGGAGCCGATCACGGCTGTGCTCACCGAAGCACCCGGCAACGGGGCGCCGATCGGTGGGCTCAAGGTGACCACGGAGAATGCGTGGTTCGCCGCCCGCCCATCGGGAACCGAGGACGTCTACAAGATCTACGCGGAGTCGTTCAAGGGCGCCGATCACCTGGCCACGGTGCAGGCCCAGGCCCAGGAACTGGTCGACTCCGTGCTGGTGTGA
- a CDS encoding alpha/beta hydrolase, with the protein MLMRVPVRADLLVLVLPGGTDRSYRPFSTRQPSALRMYPFTWSIRARYGRRVRVHQVRYRFYGWNGQQNCPVPDARKALDDLTRKHPGVPVVLVGHSMGGRVGAHLAADRRVTGLLALAPWWQHADWRFIHDDVRVVAVHGTSDTRTFAHRTEKGIRELGERGLDATFLPVHDGGHAMLDHVPLWQRSALDFVGTALPR; encoded by the coding sequence ATGCTGATGCGCGTCCCGGTTCGCGCGGACCTTCTCGTACTGGTGCTTCCCGGTGGAACCGACCGCAGCTACCGCCCGTTCAGCACGCGCCAGCCCTCGGCTCTGCGGATGTATCCATTCACGTGGTCCATCCGCGCGCGCTACGGGCGGCGGGTCCGCGTGCACCAGGTGCGCTACCGGTTCTATGGATGGAACGGACAGCAGAACTGCCCGGTGCCCGACGCACGAAAAGCCCTCGACGACCTGACCCGCAAACACCCGGGAGTCCCGGTGGTGCTGGTGGGCCATTCGATGGGTGGCCGAGTCGGCGCACACCTCGCGGCCGATCGGCGGGTGACCGGCCTCCTCGCACTCGCTCCCTGGTGGCAACACGCGGACTGGCGGTTCATCCACGACGATGTGCGTGTCGTCGCTGTCCATGGCACGAGCGACACACGCACCTTCGCGCATCGTACCGAGAAGGGCATCCGCGAACTGGGCGAGCGCGGGCTCGACGCGACCTTCCTGCCGGTGCACGACGGCGGGCACGCGATGCTCGATCACGTGCCCCTGTGGCAGCGCAGCGCACTCGATTTCGTCGGCACCGCGCTCCCCCGGTAA